One part of the Denticeps clupeoides chromosome 8, fDenClu1.1, whole genome shotgun sequence genome encodes these proteins:
- the LOC114796087 gene encoding interferon-induced, double-stranded RNA-activated protein kinase-like, with translation MSDVATLNQYGQQQRVQVRFEEVAASGPDHIKTFTIRAVVNNTAYPEGSGRSKKEAKEKAAQKALEALRLLETTEDKSLASGCTSEIRTTITQPNYQCWLNEHSHRTRITFTPVEWTRIGSLTTPQCCRYVAGDKEYPEGYGRTKKEAREEAAKLVFQTLLREETEVTYGNNNTMASHTVPDLSQNLTNLSMSSPGRSDSVSETNFIGMLNNHCQGAKQGIEYVQVEKRGPPHTPVFVYRVVMNKKQYPVGEGGSAKEARQQAAQRAWEALMEEFDWSSQMSSSKSTLSDGEMSSQTPNKKIANQAASTSTSESIIFEDSPQIPSNYSSIQEASPGNTKSKRKLAINFPMELNKSIEDIPNMKTSTPTKAETALNCSRFIQEFELIEPIGRGGFGRVFKARRKLEKKEYAVKIVKSTEKAQREIRTLADLQHENIVRYYTCWIEEMEYKHNGSNSYSTSDSGNSSSAEFLYIQMELCRGNLRLRIDEWNTKGNPDRRQNALRYIHQILLGVEYIHSKKLIHRDLKPLNILFGAAEKVKIGDFGLVTMPNDDDDASLMKRTKCAGSRSYMSPEQKKQSPYDRKVDIFALGLIYFELLWNCFGAERDQLWNEVRNQYFPQHFCEEFSFEFKLIKRMLCCQPEDRPSAQDLTPQLEKCRQILEKEDKAGRGPRSI, from the exons ATGAGCGACGTCGCGACGCTCAACCAGTACGGACAGCAGCAGCGCGTCCAGGTCAGGTTCGAGGAAGTAGCAGCTTCGGGTCCGGATCACATTAAAAC GTTCACCATCCGGGCTGTGGTGAACAACACGGCATATCCTGAAGGGTCTGGGCGGAGTAAGAAGGAGGCGAAGGAGAAAGCGGCTCAGAAAGCCCTAGAAGCCCTCAGGCTGCTTGAAACCACAGAAGAT AAATCCTTGGCATCTGGCTGCACCTCTGAAATCCGAACCACCATCACACAACCCAACTACCAGTGCTGGCTGAATGAACACTCCCACAGGACCAGGATAACTTTTACTCCTGTCGAATGGACCAGGATAGGATCCCTCACCACCCCCCA ATGCTGCAGATATGTTGCTGGTGATAAAGAATACCCAGAAGGCTATGGGAGAACCAAGAAGGAAGCCAGAGAGGAGGCAGCGAAGCTCGTGTTTCAGACGCTCTTAAGAGAGGAGACAGAG GTCACGTATGGAAACAATAACACCATGGCCAGTCACACTGTCCCTGATCTCag TCAAAACCTGACAAATTTAAGCATGTCATCTCCAGGAAGGTCTGATAGTGTGTCCGAAACTAATTTCATTGGGATGCTGAACAACCACTGTCAGGGAGCTAAACAGGGGATAGAATATGTGCAAGTGGAGAAAAGAGGACCACCACACACCCCTGT ATTTGTGTACAGGGTGGTGATGAATAAGAAGCAGTACCCAGTCGGAGAGGGCGGCTCAGCTAAGGAGGCCAGGCAGCAAGCAGCTCAGCGGGCGTGGGAAGCTCTTATGGAGGAGTTTGACTGGAGCAGTCAG ATGTCCAGTTCTAAATCTACACTATCTGATGGTGAAATGTCCTCGCAGACCCCAAACAAGAa AATTGCAAATCAAGCTGCCAGCACAAGTACAAGTGAGTCAATCATCTTTGAAGACTCACCTCAA ATTCCCAGCAACTATTCATCTATTCAGGAAGCGAGTCCTGGAAATACTAAAAGTAAAAGGAA GTTGGCAATAAATTTCCCAATGGAATTGAATAAGAGTATAGAG GATATTCCAAATATGAAAACCAGCACCCCGACGAAGGCTGAGACAGCGCTGAACTGCTCAAG ATTTATTCAGGAGTTCGAGTTAATTGAGCCCATCGGCAGAGGGGGGTTTGGACGAGTTTTCAAAGCCAGACGAAAGCTTGAGAAGAAGGAGTACGCTGTGAAGATAGTAAAGAGCACCGA GAAAGCACAACGAGAGATCAGGACCTTAGCAGATCTTCAACACGAGAACATTGTGCGCTACTACACATGTTGGATTGAGGAAATGGAGTATAAACACAATGGCTCCAACTCTTACAGCACCTCTGA CTCAGGCAACAGCTCCAGCGCAGAGTTCCTCTACATCCAGATGGAGCTCTGCAGAGGGAATCTCCGGCTGCGTATTGACGAGTGGAACACTAAAGGAAACCCAGATCGCAGACAGAATGCCCTCCGCTACATCCATCAGATTTTGCTGGGCGTGGAGTACATCCACTCCAAGAAGCTCATCCACCGCGACCTGAAA CCTTTGAACATCTTATTCGGAGCAGCAGAAAAGGTGAAAATTGGGGACTTTGGCCTGGTTACCATGCCgaacgatgatgatgatgccagTTTAATGAAGAGGACAAAGTGTGCAGGCAGCCGCTCTTATATGAGCCCTGAGCAG AAGAAACAGAGTCCTTATGACAGAAAAGTGGACATATTCGCATTAGGTCTGATTTACTTTGAGCTCCTTTGGAATTGCTTCGGAGCAGAAAGAGACCAG CTTTGGAATGAAGTAAGAAATCAATATTTTCCACAACATTTCTGCGAGGAGTTTTCTTTTGAG